Proteins encoded together in one Flavobacterium keumense window:
- a CDS encoding UDP-N-acetylmuramoyl-tripeptide--D-alanyl-D-alanine ligase, giving the protein MNIAKIHALFLKCKSISIDTRKIQPNSFFVAIKGDNFDANTFANEALEKGASYVVIDNADYYIDERTVLVKDSLQTLQALAQYHRNYLKLPIIALTGSNGKTTTKELIHAVLSTKYRTKATVGNLNNHIGVPLTLLSFTSETEIGIVEMGANHKKEIEFLCELAQPDYGYITNFGKAHLEGFGGVLGVVEGKSEMYDYLGKFAKLAFVNLEDSVQVEKTKSLKHYTFGINKSNANVVILDVKADPFVCIDYAGLSLKTHLIGLYNANNINAAIAIGNYFEVSKEDIKKALEGYIPENNRSQLITKGTNQIILDAYNANPSSMAVAIENFKQLDNANKIAILGDMFELGGESLKEHAAVVASLANQKSIVCHFVGADFFANSLKNENFHFHPSFNDLSAYLKTEKIENSTLLIKGSRGMALERTLEII; this is encoded by the coding sequence ATGAATATTGCTAAGATTCATGCTTTATTTTTAAAATGCAAATCGATTTCAATTGATACCCGTAAAATTCAACCAAATTCTTTTTTTGTTGCTATTAAAGGAGACAATTTTGATGCGAACACTTTTGCTAACGAAGCTTTAGAAAAGGGCGCTTCGTATGTTGTAATCGATAATGCAGATTATTACATAGATGAAAGAACTGTTTTGGTAAAGGATAGTCTTCAAACTCTTCAGGCATTAGCGCAATACCATAGGAATTATTTGAAATTACCAATTATTGCTCTTACAGGTAGTAACGGAAAAACAACTACTAAAGAATTAATTCATGCTGTCTTGTCTACGAAATATAGAACTAAAGCTACTGTTGGGAACTTGAATAATCATATTGGAGTTCCGCTGACCTTACTTTCCTTTACTTCAGAAACAGAAATCGGAATAGTTGAAATGGGAGCAAATCATAAAAAAGAAATCGAATTTTTGTGTGAATTGGCTCAGCCTGATTATGGTTATATAACTAATTTTGGGAAAGCACATTTAGAAGGATTTGGAGGTGTTTTAGGGGTTGTAGAGGGCAAAAGTGAAATGTATGACTACCTTGGCAAATTTGCAAAATTAGCTTTTGTTAATTTAGAGGATTCTGTTCAAGTAGAAAAAACAAAGTCATTGAAGCACTATACTTTTGGTATTAATAAATCAAACGCTAATGTAGTTATACTTGATGTAAAGGCAGACCCATTTGTTTGTATAGACTATGCAGGATTGAGTTTAAAAACCCATTTGATAGGATTGTATAATGCAAACAATATTAATGCAGCAATAGCAATTGGTAATTATTTTGAAGTTTCTAAAGAAGATATTAAAAAAGCTTTAGAAGGGTATATTCCTGAAAATAACCGATCACAATTAATCACAAAAGGAACCAATCAAATTATATTAGATGCTTATAACGCTAATCCAAGTAGTATGGCGGTGGCAATTGAGAATTTTAAACAATTAGACAATGCAAACAAAATTGCAATTTTAGGCGATATGTTTGAATTAGGAGGAGAGAGTTTAAAAGAGCATGCTGCAGTTGTAGCTTCTTTAGCTAATCAAAAATCGATTGTTTGTCATTTTGTTGGCGCTGATTTTTTTGCCAATAGTTTGAAGAATGAAAATTTTCATTTTCATCCAAGTTTTAATGATTTATCGGCCTATTTGAAAACCGAAAAAATAGAGAACAGTACCCTACTTATAAAAGGATCAAGAGGAATGGCTTTAGAGCGAACTTTAGAAATTATTTAA
- a CDS encoding helix-turn-helix and ligand-binding sensor domain-containing protein, translating into MLVLGQVKNIGLPEIRNYIRSDYKGGTQNWNIDQDKDDNLYFANNEGLFQYDGTVWTKYTLPNKSVIRSVKTDSSGKIYVGGYNEFGYFKPNKNGKLVYFSLSRFLKKKQVNSIDIIWKIHLYNNEIIFQSFEKAYIYNKQTLRLLTPPSRFQFSFLSDNTLYFQDITNGLMVYKKGKITPLKNTTELNNTEVWGIFNLSKTKLLITTLDKGLFIYENQKLVQWNTEANDFIKKNSGLGGYKMKNSYIALNSVLNGIIICNPQGKIIQHINRKKGLQNNTVLASFIDHKNNLWLGLDNGIAFINENSPFTFFGFSYNLSTVYATAVHKENLFVATNQGVFYHSWNSPFKEDNFELIKGTTGQTWNVQIIDNELFCAHNRGAIIINPDKTTKTLDNVGYWSFKKIPNLPNSIIGSNYKGFSLFEKKNNEWKFIKHIDGFNKSVGEFEIDTNNSIWVKKDELIYLMSLDSSAHKFNSIKTFKRLSSTDNGITSIQRINNIVYFQKDNHFYTYSYTDKTFQKDNKITNVFRKIPQTNTIQEDRYGNIWYVTNESLGVLLKKSNHSYSNRIAPFLNLTEDLVYNNLSINTLNPNNIFIGLTDGLAHYDSKLSNDFNQLPKVFIRNFSSPSGTYTIVNNKDDFDITIPYKSNYVKFRFSTPTYENIENIKYSFKLEGFDEYWSDWNQGTIKEYTNLREGEYTMRVKTKNGFGIVSKEATLSFTISPPWYRHFFAYIFYLLLIGAIIRIIRDRVKIKIRKNKYYETIEQRRLYLEKEARIRKEQYKLEKEIEKLKNDKLQIKILAKDKELVTNSLQVVKKNKILNGIIHKLKDINTNSFDEESKFQFEKLRKSILKEVNSDKSWKDLEKHIKNVHFDFLKRLKEKHPTISPRELDLSTYLLMNMSTKEIAEIMNISIGGVELARYRLRKKLDLTKKENLIGYLMSI; encoded by the coding sequence ATGCTAGTGTTGGGACAAGTAAAAAATATTGGGCTACCTGAAATACGCAATTATATCAGATCTGATTATAAAGGAGGAACACAAAATTGGAATATTGATCAAGACAAAGACGATAATTTATATTTTGCAAATAATGAGGGGCTCTTTCAATATGACGGAACCGTTTGGACTAAATATACACTACCTAACAAATCTGTTATTCGTTCAGTAAAGACGGATTCTTCAGGAAAAATTTATGTTGGAGGATACAATGAATTTGGATATTTCAAACCAAATAAAAATGGGAAATTAGTTTATTTTTCATTGTCCAGATTTTTGAAGAAAAAACAGGTAAATTCAATTGATATAATCTGGAAAATACACTTATACAATAATGAAATAATCTTTCAATCATTTGAAAAAGCATATATCTACAATAAACAAACATTACGATTACTAACACCTCCATCACGATTTCAATTTTCATTCTTATCAGACAATACGCTTTATTTTCAAGACATTACAAATGGTCTTATGGTGTATAAGAAAGGAAAAATCACTCCCTTAAAAAACACAACAGAATTAAATAATACCGAAGTATGGGGTATTTTTAATTTATCAAAAACAAAATTACTCATTACCACTTTAGACAAAGGTCTTTTTATTTATGAAAACCAAAAATTAGTTCAATGGAACACTGAAGCCAATGATTTCATAAAAAAGAATAGTGGCTTAGGTGGATATAAAATGAAAAATAGTTACATCGCACTTAATTCTGTTTTAAACGGAATTATTATTTGCAATCCTCAAGGAAAAATTATTCAACATATCAATCGCAAAAAAGGATTGCAAAACAATACTGTATTGGCCTCGTTCATAGACCATAAAAATAACTTATGGTTAGGTCTTGACAATGGCATTGCATTTATAAATGAAAATTCTCCTTTTACATTTTTTGGTTTTAGCTACAACCTAAGTACTGTTTATGCCACAGCGGTTCATAAAGAAAATCTATTTGTTGCTACAAATCAGGGAGTGTTTTATCATTCTTGGAATTCCCCATTTAAAGAAGATAATTTTGAACTAATCAAAGGGACTACAGGTCAAACATGGAATGTTCAAATTATTGATAATGAATTGTTTTGTGCACATAACAGGGGTGCTATAATTATTAACCCGGATAAAACGACAAAAACATTAGATAATGTTGGGTATTGGAGTTTTAAAAAAATCCCTAATCTACCTAATAGTATCATCGGTTCTAATTACAAAGGGTTCTCTTTATTTGAAAAAAAGAATAACGAATGGAAATTTATAAAACATATTGATGGCTTTAATAAATCTGTTGGAGAATTTGAAATTGATACCAATAACTCTATTTGGGTAAAAAAAGATGAACTTATTTACTTGATGAGTTTGGACTCTAGTGCGCATAAATTTAATTCTATAAAGACATTCAAAAGACTCTCAAGTACAGATAATGGAATTACAAGTATTCAAAGAATAAACAATATTGTTTATTTCCAAAAAGACAATCATTTTTACACGTACTCCTATACCGACAAAACCTTTCAAAAAGATAACAAAATAACCAATGTTTTCAGAAAAATTCCACAAACAAATACAATTCAAGAAGATCGATACGGCAATATTTGGTATGTAACTAACGAATCGCTTGGGGTTTTATTAAAAAAATCTAATCATTCTTACAGTAATAGAATTGCTCCTTTTCTTAATCTTACCGAAGACTTAGTGTACAATAATCTATCTATTAACACACTAAACCCAAACAACATATTTATAGGACTTACAGATGGTTTAGCACATTATGATTCAAAACTATCAAATGATTTTAATCAGTTACCTAAAGTCTTTATCCGCAATTTTTCGAGTCCAAGCGGAACATACACAATAGTAAATAATAAAGATGATTTTGATATAACAATACCCTATAAATCAAACTATGTAAAATTTCGATTTTCGACACCAACTTATGAAAACATTGAAAACATAAAATATTCTTTCAAACTTGAAGGCTTTGATGAATATTGGAGCGATTGGAATCAAGGGACTATCAAAGAATATACCAATCTTAGAGAAGGTGAATATACCATGAGGGTAAAAACCAAAAATGGTTTCGGAATAGTTTCAAAAGAAGCTACCCTATCTTTTACAATTTCTCCTCCTTGGTACAGACACTTTTTTGCTTATATTTTCTATCTACTATTAATTGGAGCTATAATTCGTATTATTCGTGATCGAGTTAAAATTAAAATTCGCAAAAACAAATATTACGAAACAATTGAACAACGCAGACTATATTTAGAGAAAGAAGCAAGAATACGCAAAGAACAATACAAACTAGAAAAAGAAATTGAAAAACTAAAAAACGACAAACTTCAAATAAAAATATTAGCTAAAGACAAAGAATTAGTTACTAATTCACTCCAAGTTGTAAAAAAGAATAAAATACTTAATGGTATCATACATAAATTGAAAGACATCAATACTAATTCTTTTGACGAAGAGAGCAAATTTCAATTCGAGAAACTACGTAAAAGCATTCTTAAAGAGGTAAACTCCGACAAAAGCTGGAAAGACCTAGAAAAACATATTAAAAATGTCCATTTTGATTTCTTGAAAAGATTAAAAGAAAAACACCCAACAATATCTCCAAGAGAATTAGACCTGTCCACTTATTTGTTAATGAATATGTCTACTAAAGAAATTGCTGAAATTATGAATATTTCAATTGGCGGAGTAGAATTAGCAAGGTATCGCTTACGAAAAAAACTTGATCTTACAAAAAAAGAAAACTTAATTGGTTATCTTATGAGTATTTAG
- a CDS encoding SusC/RagA family TonB-linked outer membrane protein, producing the protein MKLTKLFIFCFLSFFFSIYGQAQDLVVKGKIYDENGISVPGATVLIKGTNKATTSDFDGVFEIRASKNSVLVISFIGYTTVQESVNGRASVTIRLRSQSQDLNEVVVVGYGTQKKSVVTGAISSVKAKDLEKVPNGRIEQTLQGRVSGVTIAAQSGQPGAASTVRVRGLTTFDTYGGNNPLWVVDGVIVDTGGIGFVNQSDIESIEVLKDAASLAIYGARAASGVILVTTKKGKSGKISVNYTGFMGVSAPEKTLKLLNATQYGALMNEKSVAAGGPVLFSNLSALGKGTDWQKEIFSNDAMRTNHEVSFSGGNDVSTFFASFGVQDQEGIVSKPISNFNKKTIRLNSTHNLSKKIQIGQTLGYTHQKGVGLGNTNSEFGGPLSSALNLDPITPVVITDPIVANSSIYTSNPVFRDASGNPYGISSLVGQEMSNPVAYVNTRLGNYNWSDDFIGNVFAEIKPIDNLKIKSSMGGKIAYWGDESFTPKYFLSPTVLASQNSLARATNQTFAWNIENTASYTKNIGSHDFTVLLGQGVYVDNNTRGSYVAHTNLPVNDYREASFNFPLPTAQRVGASYTTQEHRVTSLFSRLNYSYNEKYLFTGIVRRDGSTNFGPNNKYGFFPSFSAGWVVSREGFWKENKIVNSLKIRGGYGVTGNDAIAPNGFLALIDGGRNYTFGSAGSTISPGNSPSAPSNPDLKWEETSQLNIGFDAKLFTDFTLAVEYYDKKTTGILQYVDLPGYVGATGSPLGNVADMQNKGVEVELGYRKKLGDFNFSANGNVSYLKNEVTYLGQGKEFITSGVAGFQSMGEITRTQVGQPYNSFYGFKTAGIFQTQDEINAYKNGSGTLIQPNARPGDFRWTDTNGDGTITNDDKQFLGSPLPKFTFGLTLNLDYKGFDLMAFAQGATGNKIFQGIRRLDILNSNYQTEALSRWTGPGTSNTYPRLTNNDTNGNFGNSSDFYLEKGDYVRLKVVQLGYALPTSLVNRFGAQKVRFYITGENILTLTKYTGFDPEIGGNIFGVDRGYYPQARTFMFGAQVQF; encoded by the coding sequence ATGAAATTAACGAAATTATTTATTTTTTGTTTTTTGTCATTCTTTTTCTCTATTTATGGACAAGCCCAAGATCTTGTTGTTAAAGGAAAAATTTATGACGAGAATGGTATTTCTGTTCCAGGAGCAACCGTTCTTATTAAAGGAACTAATAAAGCAACTACTTCAGATTTTGATGGTGTTTTTGAAATTAGAGCATCAAAAAATTCCGTATTGGTAATTAGTTTTATTGGATATACGACGGTTCAAGAATCTGTCAATGGGAGAGCCTCAGTTACTATTAGATTGAGATCTCAATCTCAGGATTTAAATGAAGTTGTAGTGGTTGGTTATGGAACTCAAAAGAAAAGTGTTGTTACAGGAGCTATATCTAGTGTAAAAGCAAAAGATTTAGAAAAAGTGCCTAATGGTAGAATTGAACAAACTTTACAAGGTAGAGTTTCTGGTGTTACCATTGCCGCTCAATCGGGTCAACCTGGGGCTGCTTCAACAGTTAGGGTAAGAGGATTAACCACTTTTGATACTTATGGGGGTAATAATCCTTTATGGGTAGTTGATGGTGTTATTGTGGATACAGGAGGAATTGGTTTTGTTAACCAATCTGACATTGAGTCAATTGAAGTACTGAAAGATGCAGCATCTCTAGCCATCTATGGAGCACGCGCTGCTTCTGGGGTAATTTTAGTAACTACTAAAAAAGGGAAGTCAGGTAAAATTAGTGTCAATTATACAGGTTTTATGGGAGTTTCTGCTCCTGAAAAAACTTTAAAGTTGTTAAATGCTACACAATACGGGGCATTGATGAATGAAAAATCAGTTGCGGCAGGTGGACCAGTATTGTTTTCTAATTTATCAGCTTTAGGTAAAGGAACGGATTGGCAAAAAGAGATATTTAGTAATGATGCTATGAGAACTAATCACGAGGTTAGTTTTAGTGGAGGTAATGATGTTTCTACTTTTTTTGCTTCATTTGGAGTTCAAGATCAAGAAGGAATTGTGTCTAAACCAATTTCTAATTTCAATAAAAAAACTATTCGTCTAAACTCTACACACAATTTATCTAAGAAGATTCAAATTGGTCAAACTTTGGGTTACACGCATCAAAAGGGTGTAGGTCTAGGAAATACAAATAGTGAATTTGGTGGGCCATTAAGTTCAGCATTAAATTTAGACCCAATTACTCCAGTGGTTATTACAGATCCTATAGTGGCTAATTCTTCCATATATACAAGTAATCCTGTATTTAGAGATGCTAGTGGGAATCCATATGGAATATCGTCTTTAGTGGGCCAAGAAATGTCTAATCCAGTGGCTTATGTAAATACAAGATTAGGAAATTACAATTGGTCTGATGATTTCATTGGAAATGTTTTTGCAGAAATAAAACCTATTGATAATTTAAAAATTAAATCTTCAATGGGGGGTAAAATAGCTTATTGGGGAGATGAATCATTTACTCCGAAGTATTTCTTAAGTCCTACAGTATTAGCTTCTCAGAATAGTTTGGCAAGAGCTACCAATCAAACATTTGCTTGGAATATTGAAAATACAGCTTCTTATACCAAAAACATTGGTTCTCATGATTTTACTGTATTGTTGGGGCAAGGGGTTTATGTAGATAATAATACTAGAGGATCTTATGTGGCTCATACTAATCTGCCAGTTAACGATTATAGAGAAGCTTCTTTTAATTTTCCTTTGCCAACAGCGCAACGTGTAGGTGCCTCTTATACAACACAAGAGCATCGAGTAACTTCTTTATTTTCTCGTTTGAATTATTCGTATAACGAGAAGTATTTGTTTACAGGAATTGTAAGACGAGATGGATCTACTAATTTTGGTCCTAATAATAAATATGGATTTTTCCCTTCTTTTTCAGCAGGTTGGGTGGTGTCAAGAGAAGGATTTTGGAAAGAGAATAAGATTGTTAACTCATTAAAAATTAGAGGAGGATACGGAGTTACAGGGAATGATGCAATTGCTCCTAATGGATTCTTAGCTTTAATTGATGGAGGTCGTAACTATACTTTTGGTAGCGCTGGTTCAACTATATCGCCTGGAAATAGTCCAAGCGCGCCTTCAAATCCTGATTTGAAATGGGAAGAGACTTCTCAATTGAATATTGGTTTTGATGCAAAATTATTCACAGATTTTACTCTTGCGGTTGAGTATTATGACAAGAAAACAACAGGTATTTTACAATATGTTGACTTGCCAGGTTATGTTGGAGCTACCGGAAGCCCATTAGGGAATGTTGCTGACATGCAAAACAAAGGGGTTGAAGTAGAATTGGGTTACCGTAAGAAATTAGGAGATTTTAATTTTTCAGCTAATGGAAATGTATCGTATCTTAAAAATGAGGTGACTTATTTAGGTCAAGGCAAAGAGTTTATAACTAGTGGAGTTGCAGGATTCCAATCAATGGGTGAAATAACCAGAACTCAGGTAGGACAACCCTATAATTCTTTTTATGGTTTTAAAACAGCAGGAATTTTTCAAACACAAGATGAAATCAACGCATATAAAAATGGCTCAGGTACTTTGATTCAACCTAACGCTCGTCCGGGTGATTTCCGCTGGACAGACACTAATGGAGATGGTACAATAACTAATGATGACAAACAATTTTTAGGAAGTCCGTTGCCTAAATTTACTTTTGGACTGACTTTGAATTTAGATTACAAAGGATTTGATTTAATGGCATTTGCACAAGGAGCTACTGGAAATAAAATTTTTCAAGGAATCAGACGTCTAGACATCTTGAATTCAAATTATCAAACAGAAGCTTTGTCTCGTTGGACAGGACCTGGAACTTCAAATACTTATCCTAGATTAACCAACAATGATACAAATGGTAATTTTGGTAATTCATCTGATTTCTATTTAGAAAAAGGAGATTATGTAAGACTTAAAGTGGTACAATTAGGGTATGCTTTACCAACAAGTTTAGTGAACAGATTTGGAGCACAAAAAGTGCGTTTTTACATAACAGGAGAAAATATACTAACCTTAACAAAATATACAGGTTTCGATCCTGAAATTGGAGGGAATATTTTTGGAGTTGATAGAGGGTATTACCCACAAGCACGTACATTTATGTTTGGAGCACAAGTTCAGTTTTAA
- a CDS encoding RagB/SusD family nutrient uptake outer membrane protein, which translates to MKTINYKLSSIVVAIVVLLSSCSKDFLEVEPKGTSLENNYYQNQEQAFAGLVAVYDIMRKNSGGFENMITMMNAGSDDHYAGGGGATDGAGIQGFSNYTLNPNIMPSSFWNDHYQGIFRANYLLTKLPDVPMDAALIDRYTAETKALRANYYFNLVRMFKNIPLITVPMSSSEFYTVTQATPAAVYAQIEKDLTEAIASPNLPATVSSAESARFTKGAARALLGKVYLYQNKNTLAATELAAVNGTPGGTSQYGYRLLSNFADLWTVNNKFNTESILEVAHTNASSIGWENWGNGIDEGNSVNVMCGPRTYAKIASDAPDLPSGWSFNVFTQDFYDFIKLDPRFAATVLDMKDLQTRGKASYIGGYQDTGYFLNKFIPRRSDVTTGTGEPVLNYRQNSYVIRLADTYLMEAEALGGTGARAQALLDAVRARVGLASTPVSLAAIKAERRAELAGEGHRFFDLVRWGDAATKLASRGFRANKNEVFPIPYKELQNTKLVQNPGYN; encoded by the coding sequence ATGAAAACAATAAATTATAAATTATCATCTATTGTAGTAGCAATAGTTGTATTGTTAAGTTCTTGTTCTAAAGATTTCTTAGAAGTGGAACCAAAAGGGACTAGTTTGGAGAATAATTATTATCAAAATCAAGAACAAGCCTTTGCAGGATTAGTTGCTGTTTATGATATAATGAGAAAAAATTCTGGTGGTTTTGAGAATATGATTACCATGATGAATGCAGGTTCAGATGATCATTATGCTGGAGGTGGGGGCGCAACAGATGGAGCTGGAATACAAGGGTTTTCAAATTATACTTTAAATCCTAACATTATGCCATCAAGTTTTTGGAACGATCATTACCAAGGAATTTTCAGAGCCAATTATTTGCTAACAAAATTACCAGATGTTCCAATGGATGCAGCTTTAATAGATCGTTATACTGCAGAGACTAAAGCATTACGTGCTAATTATTATTTTAATTTAGTACGTATGTTCAAAAATATTCCTTTGATTACTGTACCTATGTCGTCATCAGAGTTTTATACTGTAACACAAGCAACACCGGCAGCAGTTTATGCACAAATTGAGAAAGACTTGACAGAAGCTATTGCTAGTCCAAATTTACCTGCGACAGTTTCTTCAGCTGAATCGGCTCGTTTTACTAAAGGTGCTGCTCGTGCGTTGTTAGGTAAAGTATATTTATATCAAAACAAAAACACTTTAGCAGCAACTGAATTGGCTGCTGTAAATGGTACGCCAGGAGGAACTAGTCAATATGGGTATAGACTTTTGAGCAATTTTGCTGATTTATGGACAGTTAATAATAAGTTCAATACGGAGTCTATTTTAGAAGTTGCTCACACTAATGCTTCTAGTATAGGTTGGGAAAATTGGGGTAACGGAATAGATGAAGGAAATTCAGTGAATGTAATGTGTGGACCTAGAACGTACGCTAAGATTGCTTCTGATGCACCTGATTTACCTTCGGGCTGGAGTTTCAATGTGTTTACTCAAGATTTCTATGATTTTATAAAATTAGATCCGCGATTTGCAGCTACTGTATTGGATATGAAAGACTTGCAAACAAGAGGTAAAGCATCTTATATCGGAGGATATCAAGACACAGGTTATTTTTTAAATAAATTTATTCCAAGACGCTCTGATGTAACTACAGGAACTGGTGAGCCGGTATTGAATTACCGACAAAATTCCTATGTCATTCGTTTAGCAGATACTTATTTAATGGAAGCTGAAGCATTAGGAGGAACTGGAGCAAGAGCACAAGCATTATTAGATGCTGTTAGAGCTCGTGTAGGTCTTGCAAGTACGCCAGTTTCATTAGCTGCTATAAAAGCAGAAAGAAGAGCGGAGCTAGCTGGAGAAGGACATCGTTTCTTTGATTTAGTTCGTTGGGGTGATGCTGCAACAAAATTAGCGTCTAGAGGTTTCAGAGCTAATAAAAATGAAGTTTTTCCAATTCCGTATAAAGAATTACAAAACACCAAATTAGTTCAGAATCCTGGATATAATTAA
- a CDS encoding family 16 glycosylhydrolase yields MLSVFVAAFLFFSCSGDNGGTTGGDTILKPTNLTVVATPVGVSTQNPNGDGSGTVNFTISATNATSYKVALGDGETRETSSGTLSYTYTVSGTNSYTIYVSAYNGAQFISTSIPVTIYVAPKAIWSDEFNVDGAPDATKWAYDIGTGDWGWGNNEAQYYTSRADNVKVQNGVLKIIAQRENYSGSNYTSARIKTQGKFTFKYGRVEMRAKLPSGGGTWPALWMLGNNITTAGWPACGEIDIMEHLGNQLNKIYGTLHHPGHSGGNADSRTVDIANATSEFHIYALDWRADAIKFYVDNQLFYTFTNTSSLPFNQNFFLIINCAIGGNFGGTIDPNFVSSTYEVDYIRVFN; encoded by the coding sequence ATGCTAAGTGTTTTCGTGGCTGCTTTTTTATTTTTTTCTTGTAGTGGAGATAACGGAGGCACAACTGGTGGCGATACAATATTAAAACCAACCAATTTGACAGTTGTTGCTACGCCTGTTGGGGTTTCAACTCAAAATCCAAATGGAGATGGTAGTGGGACAGTAAATTTTACTATATCTGCAACTAATGCTACTTCTTATAAAGTCGCTTTAGGAGATGGTGAGACAAGAGAAACTTCCTCAGGAACCTTATCGTATACTTATACTGTGTCAGGAACCAATAGTTATACCATTTATGTTTCGGCATACAATGGGGCACAATTTATAAGTACTTCCATTCCAGTAACTATTTATGTAGCCCCAAAGGCGATATGGTCAGATGAATTTAATGTAGATGGAGCTCCTGATGCTACTAAATGGGCTTATGATATTGGAACAGGTGATTGGGGATGGGGTAATAATGAAGCACAATATTATACTAGCAGAGCGGATAATGTTAAGGTTCAAAATGGCGTATTGAAGATAATTGCTCAACGAGAAAATTATAGTGGAAGTAATTATACCTCGGCACGTATAAAAACACAAGGGAAATTTACTTTTAAATATGGTAGAGTTGAGATGAGAGCAAAGCTACCATCTGGAGGAGGGACTTGGCCTGCTCTATGGATGTTAGGAAATAATATTACAACAGCTGGGTGGCCTGCATGTGGCGAAATTGATATTATGGAGCATTTAGGGAATCAACTGAATAAAATTTACGGCACGCTACATCATCCAGGTCATTCAGGAGGAAATGCAGATTCGAGAACGGTTGATATTGCAAATGCTACTTCAGAATTTCATATTTATGCTCTTGATTGGAGAGCCGATGCTATTAAGTTTTATGTAGATAATCAGTTATTCTACACCTTTACTAATACTTCTTCATTGCCGTTTAATCAGAATTTTTTCTTGATTATTAATTGCGCTATAGGAGGAAATTTTGGTGGAACTATAGATCCTAATTTTGTTTCTTCTACCTATGAAGTAGATTATATCAGAGTTTTTAATTAA
- a CDS encoding endonuclease/exonuclease/phosphatase family protein, whose product MMVFIGLIFCTIVHSQSIKMMTYNIRLDVASDGVNAWPLRKDFFASQIQFYEPDILGVQEAMPHQVVDLEQLLSQYSQVGIGREGIGKGESSNIFYKKDRFTIIQTNTFWLSDTPEIISKGWDAACHRVCTYALFQDAITKKIFWVFNTHLDHIGEQARTKGIALILSKIKELNTKNYPVFFMGDFNSEPLEDRIISLKTQMDDTREIAIHKPFGPIGTFNNFEHNLSVTKRIDYIFVSKKVNLIIKKYAVLSDSDALKYPSDHLPVYVEVSFNPKK is encoded by the coding sequence ATGATGGTATTTATTGGATTGATTTTTTGTACTATTGTACACAGTCAGTCCATCAAAATGATGACTTATAATATCCGTTTAGATGTGGCGTCTGATGGAGTAAATGCTTGGCCTTTGCGGAAAGATTTTTTTGCTTCACAAATTCAATTTTATGAACCTGATATTTTAGGGGTACAAGAAGCAATGCCTCATCAAGTGGTAGATTTAGAACAATTACTTTCTCAATATAGTCAAGTAGGAATAGGGCGTGAAGGGATAGGTAAAGGAGAATCTTCCAATATTTTTTATAAAAAAGATAGGTTTACAATTATACAAACCAATACTTTTTGGCTTTCTGATACACCTGAAATAATTTCTAAAGGCTGGGACGCAGCCTGCCATAGAGTGTGTACGTATGCTCTTTTTCAAGATGCAATAACTAAAAAAATATTTTGGGTATTTAATACGCATCTTGATCATATTGGGGAACAAGCAAGAACTAAAGGGATTGCCTTAATTCTTTCTAAGATTAAAGAATTAAATACCAAGAATTATCCTGTTTTTTTTATGGGAGATTTTAATTCGGAACCACTAGAGGATAGGATAATTTCACTTAAAACTCAAATGGATGACACTCGAGAGATAGCAATACACAAACCATTTGGTCCAATAGGAACATTTAATAATTTTGAACATAATCTCTCAGTGACAAAACGAATAGATTACATTTTTGTTTCTAAAAAAGTTAATCTGATAATAAAGAAATATGCCGTTTTAAGCGATTCTGACGCGTTAAAGTACCCATCAGATCATCTACCTGTTTATGTAGAGGTTAGTTTTAATCCTAAAAAATAA